A window of Callospermophilus lateralis isolate mCalLat2 chromosome 17, mCalLat2.hap1, whole genome shotgun sequence contains these coding sequences:
- the Ier3ip1 gene encoding immediate early response 3-interacting protein 1: MAFTLYSLLQAALLCVNAIAVLHEERFLKNIGWGTDQGIGGFGEEPGIKSQLMNLIRSVRTVMRVPLIIVNSVAIVLLLLFG; this comes from the exons ATGGCCTTTACCCTGTATTCACTACTTCAGGCAGCCCTGCTGTGTGTCAACGCCATCGCCGTGCTGCACGAGGAGCGCTTCCTTAAAAACA TTGGCTGGGGAACGGACCAGGGAATTGGTGGATTCGGAGAGGAACCAGGAATTAAATCTCAGCTAATGAACCTGATTCGATCTGTAAGAACTGTAATgcgag TGCCATTGATAATAGTAAACTCAGTTGCTATCGTACTGCTTTTATTATTTGGGTGA